In Daphnia magna isolate NIES linkage group LG7, ASM2063170v1.1, whole genome shotgun sequence, a single genomic region encodes these proteins:
- the LOC116927698 gene encoding uncharacterized protein LOC116927698 isoform X1, producing the protein MDEKNSTESSNVPTPKSLNNSDDVIEEIRSWIQLDVKSKFLEDAVKFIESVVVRHLSSLENTVVERLYVKVVLEMWLRKSLGKTVDYLNDETTDISVEMPTLLKELNSINSFEDIGLKLNETTCQLTNLCDTGCQYLKLILDQVDLFKNTPRFSVLVASFIKQFKASCVDKVFSRCLDDVAKDHMNGKRNWKFIVALNEVLQVATEDVAMQNVLEEIFTGKDVKNFDEVSGQELINKLVEIFSSCSDATKNESSEWVNKLKSEKEWTRKLQVLVKETCKAFLLPKTTIKVEYGRKVILIKGVSVFVSKMIAEMKRLKDNYPEVQEIQIVGLSSVHVDWHLENETWHGTNVGIVTDKIFVDYEVCRIAQTYNAQEKEETTESKEANHFVDDFCVCWDVSGKNGEPGQPGKSGGNVTIICNEMIDAERWQIISDGGKGGDGQNGTNGKSKPDKKANKWSKEYFNQLFPSMSMFETGEQADGKFPADAVKIVLTTLNDLLPVGTRESGKDIRPGYRGNFFIEGTAKDGSTISVSFYQSKTKRHTLIFCQGSNVEQGGSGGTIVFEFMTEGKNSIATQSGVPVIGKENRRPRAVRMGVYEAIGSDGVMGTPVGDVGFIHRLDTSEPSANQNLTGHYIGFENDVSLRMKFTRTKPARQPNNADNYYVKLKKGEYASIDYPSLSPSDQVKSIRSTVENATKKKAIVRQSLAQHVVQVDERRQMTQCLQTRLSTNWEEERMTNNVDFLVSQMEDKETQLNQLTSQCSRGLENVASTRFVKPALKKKLDVKSVSDTSRSLVGGRSVGRRPVDFRQKPPVDVRCLDMLPTMSGVDSAVHSIFGEMNSNGSYVCNNVKMFRQHVATFIRQNATDPGTLETSNQSESAKLIRKKENHVKVSAFVKQFKLRVQKSDAPSECPKLFEEYAKFVETPSNSLESAELEMLAIIHRMSIHVYNDQLSSFKYKETLNPDTENKHYILDYGNGEWQRVEPYIMVNNFCEKIDGDLFEYQPIQSNYFRKFLDPLEKHGANRQVITSMKKLNPENGDTPDKLFQLLLERFCVNDENLKQKNLNIKLIDKHSTDLDWLAEWIVEHNNRNLSPIFYLNIVKNNLTVEWKCECLMLEIFDRFVQESLNIDSISKIQGKLNKIAKGMPSLVPILRKLVAASDSCFALQPQNLLRLLKTIAKDCGQSDGITRQQWPELQELPLSDWYYHLRSKVWEKKLNRLPNSDSSTPKEDKKLRNEAVYMLLELEFENDENYCDKLLKKTVDLKKAVIVLRNDMHLGAIPNQEYDGVNKLHIENKTEHIQTYDERLVTMRFPTMLNDVKKKVEESKFMSDQMKEFDERKYKLAEERIRKLIKQWQRNGLNLNDNKSAADFVFVYDYAVQKTCTKEGDKQTFQLRDNQRVTIMTLLISENKTTFAQVSTGEGKSLIVTGVAIAFALCQNEKKKTKKIDVITSNDMLARRDSTLSVADGGLRDLYEYFNVSVANNCSRWMDERTQAYNAAVVYGQLANFQRDYLLDKFYGQNIRSDRTMDVVVIDEVDCMMLDRGNDTLYLSHDIPGMEMLESLYVFIWEKIRSSSIGLDKLTIRESVKSAVLYDLYGAITKGDLESIHNPLKDQPSKKNALWDHLIETKVIDPQGRLWMEDKVKDINFEPEMNPKIIFYLHSVANRERSIRIPEHLTSFVDRNLDTWLDNAMQALELKRDEDYVVDQDRTNTSPDLNPQVIIIDQDTGMDQNSSQWDGALHQFIQLKEGCKLTSQSLKAIFVSNAAYIMAYKKVVGVSGTLGSKSEGNFMYKEYDSLRFVIPTAFQKRFYLKLTQILESEDQWLQAIVKETQHVILPDDESKARSFVIFCKSIKDVNVIHRYLKKELGSKLNDNHIHCYTRDYEKFAFEGKSLEVGHVIIATNLAGRGTDIKISDQLKVNGGLHICLTFLPKNERVEEQAMGRSARNGAPGSGIFILYEESKTGKKWGVGKWLSMKEERQWKEKQRISCLEEDFETTEREQKLIKNLCKYYTELMQELKNQKRGGQETKTIWDSVLDKWVLWLDESHLKSFLYSYNVDFFRTFYDDIGLPENNTSNFSWMTPGRSVAMAKHLALQKSSLSEAGEILKRVIDSKDGDFYPAAYYYFAFILIQEDIKGNKTKFIQTLRKCETILNNDIDIHLSFYRKVNSNATPDQVPSFCVVDVYKQQKDNIVKILEYFIGSVRALLGNHYCSASNLKEVGKEEKKEKNLFKKAEIFFKKKDFGRESKPKQELQICPERAEKLFQLLVEKKCITCRLNDIDAIPNRDAIIEQVANEYGIQNLMKHLEFIPLGENLTEKEIEKKLKNENLIPCTRKAFWAELKNEGALEAVKGGLCSQMKCVIMLESECNVEPSKPNSQILDRDKRIKIEDFQFGLDSFDHKNNCLNVLYNPIYDSMSDLLKQKKIMFSKQYVIKQLGEEEYRRRKEKFESNQIAQLNLIKLKELKSVSLKFSGPLGKHDLERININSSGEQDGVWNALVDQKIIDSNGKLSSNFQKFSYPECPAYEEPVMRVIGRIFVAEIVKRQWLRAAQDPNCLKAINLLPLKPYLDLLGDLMAAHVISGARVTEDAKLIEDSTKEIEDEDERECVLKFLKSRQPVYVPRMKKYDIYLDLIEMDIRRIPNTNSISSELHIFDLVGFNHVIDIKDRERSWKSYLGATFVGAVGLASIGVGIFLIHGKMLSCEFCKNLLLMGGVSDILYAITIILAHSNFTWSDYTRQRLRSAMGKTEPIETIKAIFKLYSSSENAEFREAIKLAVGLERWKRHGRVQINWESEVAKTVERIGLSNQQTAFNFHAQLHYLLQDLGIFLLGKIKKYATKIQQKLTELNEWRRLEIPQSFVREKVNQLISNWTIDGERWVCDIVVAMNLKLNEIHKSLQRAAGIPLTQEIADRGIRVMEPIFKDYEVRMGLIRIFVTRIREFLLDLENHVNPSRAKDIEVGEFKRFQKKTMANMESELGRQMEKILDLLMQKIHRVASDQVSNLANINSEIFTTFLQLI; encoded by the exons ATGGACGAGAAAAATTCCACTGAGAGTTCCAATGTCCCAACACCCAAGTCACTTAACAACAGCGATGACGTCATTGAGGAAATCAGAAGTTGGATTCAGTTGGACGTCAAATCGAAATTCCTCGAAGATGCTGTCAAATTCATCGAGTCGGTTGTGGTACgacatctttcttctttggaaAATACTGTAGTCGAGAGACTATACGTTAAAGTCGTACTGGAAATGTGGCTGAGAAAGAGTTTAGGAAAGACTGTCGATTACCTCAATGATGAAACGACCGACATCAGTGTCGAAATGCCCACTTTATTGAAAGAATTAAATTCCATCAATTCATTTGAAGATATTGGCCTCAAATTGAACGAAACGACATGCCAGTTGACAAACCTATGCGACACAGGATGTCAATATTTGAAACTAATCCTCGATCAGGTGGATCTTTTCAAAAACACGCCCCGTTTCTCGGTTCTTGTCGCCAGTTTTATCAAGCAGTTTAAAGCGTCTTGCGTTGACAAAGTCTTTTCCAGGTGTCTGGATGACGTCGCTAAAGATCACATGAACGGCAAGAGAAACTGGAAATTTATTGTCGCACTAAATGAAGTTTTACAAGTCGCCACTGAAGACGTAGCAATGCAAAATGTTTTGGAGGAAATTTTCACGGGAAAGGACGTCAAGAACTTCGATGAAGTAAGCGGGCAGGAGTTGATCAACAAACTGGTGGAGATATTTTCAAGCTGCAGTGATGCAACTAAAAACGAATCATCAGAATGGGTAAATAAGCTCAAATCCGAAAAAGAATGGACACGGAAATTGCAAGTTTTGGTCAAAGAGACGTGCAAGGCCTTCCTGTTACCTAAAACGACGATCAAAGTGGAATATGGAAGAAAAGTCATCTTGATTAAAGGTGTTTCTGTATTTGTCAGCAAAATGATTGCAGAAATGAAACGATTGAAGGACAACTATCCGGAAGTGCAAGAAATCCAGATTGTCGGACTGTCATCCGTTCACGTCGATTGGCACCTGGAGAACGAAACCTGGCACGGAACGAACGTGGGAATCGTTACTGATAAAATTTTCGTAGACTACGAAGTTTGCCGAATTGCCCAGACATATAACGCACAAGAGAAAG AAGAAACTACCGAGTCAAAGGAGGCTAATCATTTTGTGGACGATTTCTGCGTCTGCTGGGATGTCTCGGGCAAGAACG GAGAACCAGGTCAGCCGGGTAAGAGCGGCGGCAACGTGACCATCATTTGTAACGAGATGATTGACGCCGAACGATGGCAGATAATCTCTGATGGAGGCAAAGGAGGTGATGGACAGAACGGCACTAATGGGAAAAGCAAACCAGACAAAAAGGCCAATAAGTGGTCAAAAGAATATTTCAATCAACTGTTTCCTTCCATGTCCATGTTCGAAACGGGAGAACAGGCAGATGGCAAATTTCCAGCTGATGCAGTTAAGATCGTTTTGACGACGCTAAACGACTTGTTGCCCGTTGGAACTCGAGAATCTGGAAAAGACATCCGGCCAGGCTACCGAGGTAATTTTTTCATCGAAGGCACTGCGAAAGACGGTAGTACGATCAGCGTGTCGTTCTATCAGTCCAAGACAAAACGACACACACTCATCTTCTGCCAAG GAAGCAACGTCGAACAAGGTGGGTCTGGAGGCACCATCGTTTTTGAATTCATGACCGAAGGAAAAAACTCGATTGCAACACAATCTGGCGTTCCGGTCATTGGTAAGGAAAATCGTCGACCGAGGGCTGTGCGGATGGGTGTCTACGAAGCGATCGGTTCTGATGGCGTAATGGGAACACCTGTTGGTGATGTTGGTTTCATCCACAGGCTAGACACATCTGAGCCATCTGCAAACCAAAATCTGACAGGTCATTACATTGGCTTCGAAAATGATGTTAGCCTTCGAATGAAATTCACCCGTACGAAACCTGCAAGGCAGCCAAATAATGCTGATAATTATTACgtcaaactaaaaaaaggaGAATATGCGTCGATTGATTACCCTAGCCTATCCCCATCCGACCAAGTCAAGTCCATACGTTCGACAGTGGAAAATGCCACGAAAAAGAAGGCCATCGTACGCCAAAGCCTCGCCCAGCATGTTGTTCAAGTGGACGAGCGGAGGCAGATGACACAATGCCTTCAGACAAGATTATCCACCAACTGGGAGGAAGAACGAATGACAAACAATGTCGACTTTTTAGTCAGTCAAATGGAAGACAAAGAAACTCAGCTTAATCAGTTAACGTCGCAGTGCAGTCGGGGCCTTGAGAACGTTGCATCAACAAGATTTGTTAAACCGgcattgaaaaagaaactggACGTGAAGAGCGTTTCAGACACCTCTCGTTCATTGGTGGGTGGACGATCAGTTGGACGTCGTCCAGTTGATTTCCGGCAGAAACCTCCTGTCGACGTTCGATGCCTCGACATGCTGCCAACAATGAGCGGTGTCGATAGCGCTGTACACAGCATTTTTGGCGAAATGAATTCAAACGGGTCGTATGTTTGCAATAACGTGAAAATGTTTCGCCAACATGTTGCCACATTCATTAGGCAAAATGCAACAGACCCTGGAACTCTGGAAACATCAAACCAATCTGAATCGGCAAAACTCAtccgaaaaaaggaaaatcatgTCAAAGTCTCGGCTTTCGTCAAGCAGTTTAAACTACGTGTACAAAAGAGCGATGCACCATCAGAATGTCCAAAATTATTTGAAGAATACGCCAAGTTTGTTGAGACACCATCGAACTCACTGGAATCGGCTGAATTAGAAATGCTAGCAATCATCCATCGCATGTCCATCCACGTTTACAACGATCAATTATCATCCTTCAAGTACAAGGAAACCTTGAATCCTGACACTGAAAACAAGCACTATATTCTTGATTACGGAAACGGAGAATGGCAGCGAGTCGAACCCTATATAATGGTGAACAATTTCTGCGAGAAAATTGATGGGGACCTTTTTGAATATCAACCCATTCAAAGCAATTACTTCCGCAAATTCTTGGACCCTCTTGAAAAACACGGCGCTAACCGACAGGTTATCACTTCGATGAAGAAGCTGAACCCTGAAAACGGTGATACACCGGATAAATTGTTTCAATTGCTTTTGGAACGTTTCTGTGTAAACGACGAAaatctgaaacaaaaaaatttgaacataAAATTGATAGATAAACATTCAACCGATCTTGACTGGTTGGCTGAATGGATAGTCGAACACAACAATCGAAATCTCAGTCCCATCTTCTACTTGAATATCGTCAAAAATAACTTAACCGTCGAATGGAAATGCGAATGTTTAATGCTTGAAATTTTCGATCGATTCGTTCAAGAGTCTTTAAACATTGATTCAATCAGTAAAATACAAGGTAAGTTAAATAAAATAGCAAAGGGAATGCCATCTCTAGTGCCTATATTGCGAAAATTGGTTGCCGCATCCGACAGCTGTTTCGCGTTACAGCCCCAGAATTTGTTGCGGCTTTTAAAAACTATAGCAAAAGACTGCGGACAAAGTGATGGAATTACAAGACAACAATGGCCGGAGCTTCAAGAACTGCCTCTCAGCGATTGGTATTACCATTTAAGAAGCAAAGTGTGGGAAAAGAAACTCAATCGGCTGCCCAACAGCGATTCAAGTACTCCAAAAGAAGATAAGAAACTCAGGAATGAGGCCGTTTATATGTTACTGGAACTCGAATTCGAAAACGACGAAAATTATTGTGACAAGTTATTAAAAAAGACTGTGGACTTAAAGAAGGCCGTTATTGTTTTGCGAAATGATATGCATCTGGGGGCGATTCCTAACCAAGAATATGACGGAGTAAACAAACTGCATATAGAAAACAAGACGGAACATATACAAACGTATGACGAGCGACTCGTTACAATGAGGTTTCCTACGATGTTGAACGACGTGAAAAAGAAGGTGGAGGAATCTAAATTCATGTCAGACCAAATGAAAGAATTTGACGAACGAAAATACAAGCTGGCCGAGGAAAGAATACGCAAATTGATCAAGCAATGGCAGAGAAATGGTTTGAATCTTAATGATAATAAGTCAGCTGCCGATTTTGTCTTTGTCTACGATTACGCCGTACAGAAAACGTGTACGAAGGAAGGAGACAAACAAACATTCCAACTACGCGACAACCAGAGAGTGACGATCATGACATTGCTGATATCCGAAAATAAAACCACGTTTGCACAAGTGTCAACTGGTGAAGGGAAATCGCTCATCGTCACGGGTGTCGCAATCGCATTTGCCCTTtgtcaaaacgaaaaaaaaaagacgaagaaaatcGATGTTATTACCAGTAATGACATGCTGGCTCGCCGTGATTCTACGCTATCGGTGGCCGATGGTGGACTACGGGATCTTTACGAATATTTTAATGTAAGTGTAGCCAACAATTGCAGCCGATGGATGGACGAACGAACGCAAGCCTACAATGCAGCTGTTGTTTATGGGCAATTGGCCAATTTCCAGCGAGATTACTTGCTGGATAAATTCTACGGTCAGAACATCCGAAGCGACCGAACCATGGACGTTGTCGTCATTGATGAAGTCGACTGCATGATGCTCGATCGCGGTAACGATACGCTTTACCTATCGCACGATATCCCTGGCATGGAGATGCTCGAATCTCTTTACGTTTTCATTTGGGAAAAGATACGCAGTTCTTCCATCGGATTGGATAAATTGACGATAAGGGAATCCGTGAAATCAGCCGTTCTCTACGACCTTTACGGTGCTATAACCAAAGGCGATTTAGAATCGATTCACAACCCATTGAAGGACCAACCATCGAAAAAGAATGCGCTCTGGGATCACTTAATTGAAACAAAAGTAATCGACCCACAAGGACGTCTGTGGATGGAAGACAAGGTTAAAGACATCAACTTTGAACCGGAAATGAATCCCAAAATTATCTTCTATCTCCATAGTGTGGCGAACCGCGAGAGGAGTATTCGAATACCTGAACATTTAACGTCCTTTGTCGATCGTAATCTTGACACGTGGCTGGACAATGCCATGCAAGCACTGGAACTCAAACGCGACGAGGATTATGTCGTCGATCAAGACCGAACAAACACCAGCCCAGATCTTAATCCTCAGGTGATAATCATCGACCAAGACACGGGGATGGACCAGAACTCCTCGCAATGGGACGGAGCACTGCATCAATTCATTCAGCTAAAGGAAGGCTGCAAATTGACGTCACAAAGTCTAAAAGCCATTTTCGTTTCTAATGCGGCTTACATCATGGCTTATAAAAAGGTGGTAGGCGTTTCGGGCACGTTGGGATCCAAATCAGAAGGAAATTTCATGTATAAAGAATACGATAGTCTTCGGTTTGTCATACCAACAGCTTTCCAGAAACGTTTTTACCTGAAGCTAACGCAAATCCTTGAATCAGAAGACCAATGGCTGCAGGCCATCGTTAAAGAAACACAACACGTTATTCTTCCTGACGATGAATCTAAAGCTCGCTCTTTTGTCATCTTTTGTAAATCAATCAAAGATGTGAATGTTATTCATCGTTACCTGAAAAAAGAATTGGGATCGAAACTCAATGACAACCACATCCATTGCTACACACGCGATTATGAAAAGTTTGCTTTCGAAGGTAAATCACTTGAAGTCGGTCACGTGATCATCGCCACTAACTTGGCAGGCAGAGGCACAGATATCAAAATAAGCGATCAATTGAAAGTAAACGGAGGTCTACACATTTGTCTGACTTTTTTGCCGAAAAATGAGCGGGTTGAAGAGCAGGCGATGGGACGTTCTGCTAGAAATGGAGCACCAGGAAGCGGAATCTTCATCTTGTACGAAGAATCCAAAACAGGAAAGAAATGGGGCGTCGGAAAATGGTTAAGCATGAAGGAGGAGCGTCAGTGGAAAGAGAAACAACGGATATCCTGTTTGGAAGAAGATTTCGAGACCACGGAACGTGAACAAAAGTTAATTAAAAATCTGTGTAAGTATTACACTGAACTGATGCAAGAactgaaaaaccaaaaacgtGGAGGTCAGGAAACGAAAACAATCTGGGACAGTGTACTGGACAAATGGGTTTTATGGCTTGACGAAAGCcatttgaaatcatttttgtATTCCTATAATGTCGATTTCTTCCGCACTTTTTACGATGATATTGGCCTGCCAGAAAACAACACGTCAAACTTTAGTTGGATGACTCCAGGTCGATCTGTCGCCATGGCAAAACATCTGGCTCTGCAAAAATCATCGCTTTCGGAGGCAGGTGAAATTCTGAAACGAGTCATTGATTCAAAGGACGGCGATTTTTATCCGGCTGCTTATTACTACTTTGCTTTCATTTTAATTCAAGAAGATATTaagggaaacaaaacaaaattcattcAAACCTTACGAAAATGCGAAACTATTTTGAACAACGACATAGACATCCACTTGTCCTTTTACCGAAAAGTTAACAGCAATGCAACGCCTGACCAAGTCCCATCGTTCTGCGTCGTCGACGtatacaaacaacaaaaagacaaTATCGTGAAAATTCTGGAATATTTCATCGGTTCCGTTCGAGCTCTACTGGGCAACCATTATTGCTCAGCTTCTAATCTAAAGGAagttggaaaagaagaaaaaaaagaaaaaaacctttttaaaaaagctgaaatattctttaaaaaaaaagattttgggCGAGAGAGTAAACCTAAACAAGAACTTCAAATTTGTCCCGAAAGAGCGGAAAAACTGTTTCAGTTATTGGTAGAAAAAAAGTGCATCACCTGTCGGCTCAATGACATCGATGCAATCCCTAATAGGGACGCTATCATTGAGCAGGTAGCCAACGAATACGGAATCCAGAACCTGATGAAACATTTAGAGTTCATTCCATTAGGGGAGAATTTGACTGAGAAggagattgaaaaaaaactcaaaaacgaaaatttgatCCCATGCACGAGAAAGGCGTTCTGGGCGGAACTGAAGAATGAAGGTGCACTAGAAGCGGTGAAAGGTGGATTGTGCTCTCAGATGAAATGCGTCATCATGTTGGAATCCGAATGCAATGTCGAACCAAGTAAACCGAACAGCCAAATACTCGATCGAGATAAACGGATCAAAATTGAAGACTTTCAGTTTGGATTGGATTCTTTCGATCACAAAAACAACTGTCTGAACGTGTTGTATAATCCAATTTACGACAGCATGAGTGACTTattgaagcagaaaaaaatcatgttcAGCAAACAGTACGTTATTAAACAACTCGGCGAAGAAGAGTATCGACGCCGCAAGGAGAAATTTGAATCCAATCAAATTGCACAGCTTAACCTCATCAAACTCAAAGAACTTAAAAGTGTCAGTTTGAAATTTTCTGGCCCATTGGGGAAGCATGATTTGGAGCGAATCAACATAAATTCTAGTGGCGAGCAGGATGGCGTTTGGAATGCGCTAGTTGATCAGAAAATCATTGATTCAAATGGCAAATTGTCGTCCAACTTCCAAAAATTCAGCTATCCCGAGTGTCCTGCTTATGAGGAACCTGTCATGCGTGTCATTGGTAGAATTTTCGTCGCTGAAATAGTTAAACGTCAATGGCTAAGGGCTGCACAAGATCCCAACTGCTTGAAAGCAATAAATTTATTGCCGTTAAAACCCTATCTAGATTTACTTGGCGATTTGATGGCTGCCCACGTTATCTCTGGTGCGCGAGTGACGGAGGATGCAAAACTTATCGAAGACAGTACTAAAGAAATTGAAGACGAAGACGAACGCGAATGTGTTCTGAAGTTTCTGAAAAGCCGCCAACCTGTTTATGTTCCTCGGATGAAAAAATATGACATTTATCTTGATCTGATCGAAATGGATATTCGAAGGATTCCAAACACTAACAGTATTTCCTCAGAGCTCCACATCTTTGACCTCGTAGGATTCAATCACGTCATTGACATTAAGGATCGAGAAAGGTCCTGGAAGTCATATTTGGGAGCAACATTTGTCGGTGCTGTTGGTTTAGCTTCGATTGGTGTTGGAATTTTCCTGATTCACGGAAAAATGCTATCCTGTGAATTTTGCAAGAACTTATTGTTAATGGGAGGAGTGTCAGACATTCTGTACGCCATCACGATTATCCTGGCACACAGCAACTTCACGTGGTCCGATTACACTCGTCAAAGGCTAAGGAGTGCCATGGGAAAAACGGAACCAATTGAAACGATTAAAGCCATTTTCAAATTATATAGTTCATCTGAAAACGCTGAGTTCCGAGAGGCAATCAAATTGGCCGTCGGTTTGGAAAGGTGGAAACGACATGGCAGAGTCCAAATAAATTGGGAAAGTGAAGTAGCTAAGACTGTTGAACGTATTGGATTGAGCAACCAACAGACCGCGTTTAACTTTCACGCCCAACTACATTATCTTCTACAAGATTTGGGAATCTTtcttcttggaaaaataaagaaatacgCCACAAAAATTCAACAGAAGCTGACCGAATTGAACGAGTGGCGCCGACTCGAAATACCCCAATCTTTCGTCAGAGAGAAGGTGAATCAACTCATTTCTAATTGGACAATAGACGGTGAAAGATGGGTCTGTGATATCGTCGTCGCCATGAATTTGAAACTGAATGAGATTCATAAGAGCCTTCAACGAGCGGCAGGAATTCCGTTGACACAAGAAATAGCTGATAGAGGGATCCGCGTGATGGAACCGATTTTCAAAGACTACGAGGTGCGAATGGGATTGATACGCATCTTTGTCACACGTATTCGCGAATTTCTATTAGACCTGGAAAATCATGTCAATCCATCAAGAGCTAAAGACATAGAAGTTGGAGAATTTAAGCGTTTCCAGAAAAAGACGATGGCTAACATGGAATCTGAACTTggaagacaaatggaaaagatTCTGGACTTGTTGATGCAGAAAATTCATCGTGTCGCCTCCGACCAAGTCTCAAATCTAGCGAATATTAATTCCGAAATATTCACCACTTTTTTGCAGTTAATTTAA